In the Kitasatospora terrestris genome, one interval contains:
- a CDS encoding GuaB3 family IMP dehydrogenase-related protein: MTEIEIGRGKRGRRAYAFDDIAVVPSRRTRDPKEVSIAWQIDAYRFELPFLAAPMDSVVSPAQAIAIGQLGGLGVLNLEGLWTRYEDPQPLFDEIASISDEVAATRRLQEIYAEPIKAELIKERIKQVRDSGVVTAAALSPQRTAEFSKAVVDAGVDVFVIRGTTVSAEHVSGAAEPLNLKQFIYELDVPVIVGGCATYTAALHLMRTGAAGVLVGFGGGAAHTTRGVLGIQVPMATAVADVAAARRDYMDESGGRYVHVIADGGVGYSGDIPKAVACGADAVMIGAALARATDAPGKGYHWGMEAVHEELPRGKRVDLGTVGTTEEILTGPSHTPDGTMNLFGALRRAMATTGYTELKEFQRVEVTVNPALNHR, from the coding sequence GTGACTGAGATCGAGATCGGGCGAGGCAAGCGCGGCCGACGGGCGTACGCCTTCGACGACATCGCCGTCGTCCCCAGCCGCCGTACCCGGGACCCGAAGGAGGTCTCGATCGCCTGGCAGATCGACGCCTACCGCTTCGAGCTGCCGTTCCTCGCGGCCCCGATGGACAGCGTGGTCTCGCCCGCCCAGGCGATCGCCATCGGCCAGCTCGGCGGCCTCGGCGTGCTGAACCTCGAGGGCCTGTGGACCCGCTACGAGGACCCGCAGCCGCTGTTCGACGAGATCGCCTCGATCTCCGACGAGGTGGCCGCCACCCGTCGCCTGCAGGAGATCTACGCCGAGCCGATCAAGGCCGAGCTGATCAAGGAGCGGATCAAGCAGGTCCGCGACTCCGGCGTGGTCACCGCCGCCGCGCTCTCGCCGCAGCGCACCGCCGAGTTCTCCAAGGCCGTCGTCGACGCCGGGGTGGACGTCTTCGTCATCCGCGGCACCACGGTCTCCGCCGAGCACGTCTCCGGCGCGGCCGAGCCGCTCAACCTCAAGCAGTTCATCTACGAGCTCGACGTGCCGGTGATCGTCGGCGGCTGCGCCACGTACACCGCCGCGCTGCACCTGATGCGCACCGGCGCGGCCGGCGTGCTGGTCGGCTTCGGCGGCGGCGCTGCGCACACCACCCGGGGCGTGCTGGGCATCCAGGTGCCGATGGCGACCGCGGTGGCCGACGTGGCCGCCGCCCGCCGCGACTACATGGACGAGTCCGGCGGCCGCTACGTGCACGTCATCGCGGACGGCGGCGTCGGCTACAGCGGCGACATCCCGAAGGCCGTCGCCTGCGGCGCGGACGCGGTGATGATCGGTGCCGCGCTGGCCCGGGCCACCGACGCGCCCGGCAAGGGCTACCACTGGGGCATGGAGGCGGTCCACGAGGAGCTGCCGCGCGGCAAGCGCGTGGACCTCGGCACCGTCGGCACCACCGAGGAGATCCTCACCGGCCCCTCGCACACCCCGGACGGCACCATGAACCTGTTCGGCGCGCTGCGCCGGGCCATGGCGACCACCGGCTACACCGAGCTGAAGGAGTTCCAGCGGGTCGAGGTGACCGTCAACCCGGCGCTCAACCACCGCTGA